Genomic window (Alnus glutinosa chromosome 9, dhAlnGlut1.1, whole genome shotgun sequence):
TTTCACTTTTAATGATACTCtgcttacttataaaaattaaaaaagatcaTACGAGAAACTCACATCTCTGTCGCCCCACAACTGCCATACCAAAAAcacatataaaacataaaatatacaaCCACAATTTTAAGATGCTTGACTTCAAACTTTGACGCTCTTTGAAAGACGATCATTATATTGTTCTTCAAAAATTAAAGGTTTTACTGTTTTGAGATTAGCTACGTGATTGATTACCAGACCTTCTGGCCGTAAACCATTCAGTTATGCTCTACAAAAGTACTTAAACAGAGTGAAGGAACAAGACTTACCTTTCTCTCTGCACGGTCTTGCACTCGAGGCCGAACAGCTTTCTCTTTCATTTCATCATAAACTCCATCATAATCAAACACCGTGGGGTCCTCTTCCAAAGCTTTCTTCCGCTGCTCCTCAATCTTCAAAAgcagaaattcaaaaaacaagTCGAGCCAATAAAAACAACATTGCAaagaaatcaaacccaaatgGGCATTGACTCACATCCTTGAGAGACTTGTTCTTGCTAGCCTGCCGAGAAATATCCCTCTCCACATCATCGTCATCTTCATCATTAAATCCAAAAGGAGGCGGCCGGGGCGGCTTTGTTTGCTCTTGCTTCTTCTTCTGTGCTGACAGCCTCAGGTTCAACCCGTACCCTAACTTGTTCATTTCACTTTCTCCTTCCTCTTCCTCTCAAATACTGAACCAAAAATCTGTTCAAACCATTATCACAAACCAAGTTTTCTCTTATTGAATCAATGTAAAAATCTCTACTAAGATCAGGTTAGCCAATATCAACAATTGACAATTAAATATGAAATTCTACTAAGAATAgaaaaaattcaagaattaaACAAACCCTTCAAAGGAGAAGCTCGACGAGCGAAAGCCTAGGATCAATGAATCTGTAAATTCGTAAAATAATAAATCTGACCAAAAAAGACATACCAAGATCGACGAATATTGGCAAATTCTGTAAACTGAAGGGTAAAACCGCGAACAAATTATGAACAGATAGCTAAAGAGAAGAGGCTGAAGAGCTATATAAAAAGGGCTACCTGAATCGAACCGGAAGTTAATGGGCCGGACTGATGGGCCTCTGTCACTTATCCAAGACCTCCGGATGTGGGCTAGCCCATATAACCATTTCTCGAACCCAGAAATCTTTTCTGTTCCATTTTCTTATCGCAATTTGATAAGCGGTCTGTGAGTATTCAACTtgctcttcttctctctctataATTTGCCTTCCTAAAGCcctctgtttggttgccaagaaaaccgaagggaaataaaaaaagaagcgAGAGTCTTGATTCTACTACAAGGTTAgtgctcttcctcattatccgAATGCTGACGATGCTCACTTCCGTTATTCCCTTACTGTTGTTTAGGCCAATTGGGAATTCTGTTTGCTCCAAGACTTTAAACATTACCGATTTATTTTTCCTTggattttccttctctttttttcgatgaatgattttccttttctttcttttttccttcgtTTTCTCCGCAATTAACTTGGGGactgaaattttgaattttattgtGGTTTAACATAATTTGATTCATTTTAAAGTCATATCGATCACAAGTTATATTTTCCCGTTTCTCATAATCGCATTCTGTTAAGATAGCTAATGGATGTGTATTTTTTCCCATTGAAACACTCTCTTTTCACTTCTAAATATATAGGGGTGGTTAGGGCTCAGTTTGATTTGGTTTAGTTTGAATGGCATTCTGGCAGTACCACTGTTATCCCATTGCATAGACATAGATAATAAAGCTCCTGTAGAAATATGAAACCTTGCTTGAAAAATAGGTGTTCAATGTCATTCTTGATATAACCGTCTTTTTAGTCGTCTCATGTTGCCAACTCTTTGCCATTATCCGGCACTGTTCTGTAATTCTGCCAATGCCTTgaatcttattttctttctccaCATTTATCAAATAATCAAGTTAAATCTCCTGGAAGTGAAGCTTTAGTGCAACTTCATTTTGTAAGCTTTGCAAGTGCATTCAAATAACCCccaggggttggctcaagtggtaaaggCCTTTGTCTTTGTTGTAGTCCTATGAAGTTTGAGGTTTGAATCCctttgggtgcaaacaattctttggggccAGCCCGCCGGTGAAGTCGGAGTATTATCCGATCCGTGTGAAGGAGGCGCTTTACACGGGTCCGAGGTTTACCTAGcaggggtgggtacacgaagtgacTCTGTCTTGGAAGAgttcctaaaaataaaaaaataaaaataaaaaataagaggtgCATTCTAATAGGTAGTCTTTTTTAGCTTTCATAGATTTCCAATGAATAAGATTTAAGATCTTGAGTTCTTAATTGAGTGTTTCTCTTATACACTGCGTTTTGCCCCTCTTCGCTTCTTTGAGAAATTAGATTActcatttggaaaaaaaaaaacttgggtgCCAATGAATGAGATGATAATTTGTTCACTACAATGAAGGGTGGCCAGTGACATCTTAGAATGTCGAAGGATTCTTGTGCTCCGAGCATGGCTGAAATCATTTCTGTTTTCCATACTGCTGTCTCAAACCCTTAGCTTCATCCTGGATGCTTTTTCTGTTGATTGCCATaatctttctcttcttccttcatGTTTCTCAACCAAAATGTTTAGCTGTAAGCCTGTTACTCCCAAGAATCTTGTCAATGTAGCAATTTTAATAAAGGAATAGATGCATCCACACGAGTGGCTACATCCATGCAATGGTGTCGGAGGATATTGTTGCAAAGAACCTTCACTGGATGCAAGTCTTGTTTCGTTTGCTAATGTATAGAATGTGCCTcttgttgattgatttatttacttgtttttgAAGCGGGGCCTTAGCATGGGAAATCAGCCTGTGAAGCAACAAGAAAGGGAAGAGATACTATTGAAGGTTGTGCCTCCTCTGGATCATGCATATGTGAGGTGGCTTGCCCGGGATGTTCAGAGGATTCACGGCTTTACTCCAAGAAAGCCTCGTGCTGTGAAGCCACCAGAACATTATGTAGAGTACATGCGCTTCAGTGGATGGTTGGATGTGAACTTGGATGATCCCGATCTGGCCCATTTGTTCAAGTAGACAATCATTTACTCTTTGGCTAAAAACATACCAGTTCCAAATATTAGTTTACTAGCAAGTACTAGCTGCTTGGGTTGTTGAATGGGGTCGAGATATGCCTTAACTTAGGATGCTGCTTTGCAAAAATTAGAAACGATGTAATTTGTTTGGTCTAAATGCATTATAAACTCCCAACAGGATCTTCTATCCCATTGTTTTATGAGAAAAATATGttcataattgaagtctataccaaaaagccaaaaaaagtGTGTATTTGATCTTCTTGAATCTTAAGAGAGGTACCCTGCCAATTTGAGATTGCCAAGCACAATGATATAACACATGTAGAGTTGAAGAACAATTAACAAATATAGAATTCAAGAATAATGGTCTATAGTTGAAAAGAAAAACTGAGAAGAGTAAGTTatagagttttatttttttcttttctttttgttaagcATCTTGTGATGCAAGAACTAAGGCTGGATCTAAAATGTATGCTTTGGTTGGCCTTAATCACTATGTCTTCAATAACTAAGAGGACATAAGCCATAATGTTATGTTTGAATGAGGAATTTTAAAATGGGATTCAAAATTTGTGAATTTCCCATTAATTTTTCTTGTTGGATTAATAGGATaatccttttcaatttttaatagcatgtcGAACTTGGGACTTTCAAACATTCAAATTTCTAGTTTAAATCATTGAAGGAAATGTCAATTTTCATACCTCAatagtaaaaaattatgatcTGCTTATTGTTATAGTTGCCATCGCTGCTACTGTTATCATTGTTACTATTGCTACCGCTGTTATTACTGCCACTGCCATTACTAGCACTACCACATAATATAGCCATTGTCTTAATGTCTCCCAAGAGGTAGTTCAATCGggtggggaccacgcctcatgaagcggaggtcactagtttgaatcctcTCTCTTGTATGggcatgtcaaaaaaaaaaaaaaatcattgtctTCATGTTCCCACTACCATCTATTACCGCATTTATTGTCATTGTGATGCTTCCACTATCAATCGCCTGAGTACCATCGTTATTGTTTCCACCATTGTCATCATGTCACCACTATCGTCATTGTTGTTACCATTGTTTACATGTTACCACCTCCATCAAGGACATTGGTGTTGCTTTGGCTTGACAAACCTCTTAGGGGCGATTGACTCGAAAgattatttttcgtttttgaCTTCCTTTGGATTAGAAGTTGGATGAGGTATTTATGACCCGTTCAAGTCGGTACCCACTCAAGAAATAGCCCTTCCAGAGAGCTCAAgagaatttctctctctctctctctctctccataaaTCTTTGAGTTTATTCCATGAAAATCAACGAAAGAGGAAGGAGGAGTTCCTCATCCTTCCcccttcctcttttttcttcttttcttattcttctccctcatatttttttttcttctttcctctttcttctttctttttctgtttgtcTGCAACTTGGGAGTTTGATCTGCTGCGATCCGGCCTTCTGCTCCGTGCATGCACCCCATCATCCCACTCTTTGGCATGTTCCGCTCCACTCTAGCCTTTCCACCTTCGCGCATGTAAGCCACATGCTGCCACTCTTGTAACATTTCTGTCACACATTGAGAAGATGATGAGTAATTCACATAAAgttggtggtttataaagattagttatgagtgttaagtctcaacattgcttagttactaaATGAAACTGAGTTTCTTTTAAGAGATTCTAAGGAAATTTCAAAATAACTAAttattttgaggtgatagcgtaAGTATGAATAGTGTTTTTCTTGGGCCATTATAGCTCTCCACCCAGTTTTAAGGATCACTCGGTTGCTCATTGGCTCCCCTCTCTCCCATGCGTCAGATCTCTGTTGGTGGGTTTATGGTTTTGCCTATTGAGATCTCATTTTCAAGTTGCATGTGGTTTTGTGGAAGTTTCCAGATCCTGTTGCGGCGACATCCTTCATTCCTAGGTTCCTTTCTTGTAAGTAAGGGTGAGCAGGACTCACGAGACCCGCCCCTACCCGCAGGCCCCGCCCTGCCCCACCCAGTTTAAGACTGTTTTCAGTGTTTTATATTCGGATACGAGTTGGATTTTGCCCAACCCGTGCAGGGTGGGGTGGGTTGCGGGttggtgttttaaaaaaacctgAGACCCGCCTTGCCTcgcaagaggaaaaaaaaaaaaaccctaaattcttGACTCTTCCCTTTTATTTGAACCTAGCGCCGCAcaacttcttcttcatttttgtcTTCTCTTCAGTTTAGCCTCCCCTTCCAGTTTTAATATCTACTTCAATTTGCTGATGCACCAGTAAAACAAGATGTTTGAGATGGATAACAAGGCGGAAGATTTGGAGGTTGTGCTAAAAGAAACCGTGGATTTGGTATAAGAACAGAGCAACCTATCTGTCCATTTTTTTCTACTGTTCTGagaattattttctcttttttgggtgtttttgcttttgggttttttgttttagtgCTTTTACTTTCTAGGTTTTTGGTTTCTGGTAAGTGATGAATATGAACTCTATTTGGTGCTTTTTGTTGCTGGgttgtatttttttgttctttgtttgcGATGAATCCGTACTTtacattgattttcttttttggtgttaTTGTGTAACCCTTCCCCTTGTTTTTCAGTGTTCACCTCGCACGGAGCACACAACACTGCTCTTGATCATTTTCTTCACCTATGTTGATGGAACGACACA
Coding sequences:
- the LOC133877078 gene encoding uncharacterized protein LOC133877078; this translates as MGNQPVKQQEREEILLKVVPPLDHAYVRWLARDVQRIHGFTPRKPRAVKPPEHYVEYMRFSGWLDVNLDDPDLAHLFK